A portion of the Cryptomeria japonica chromosome 5, Sugi_1.0, whole genome shotgun sequence genome contains these proteins:
- the LOC131030187 gene encoding putative germin-like protein 2-1 gives MAGYLRLSLIFLCVFICCCSERVMGGDPDSLQDFCVADKQGQVSVNGFSCKDPKMVSAEDFFFRGLRRGDTSNAVGSNVTAANVNQIPGLNTLGISLVRIDYAVDGINPPHTHPRASEILVLLKGELLVGFIDTTNKFHSKVLKKGDVFVFPKGLLHFQQNVGQRNAVAIAGLSSQNPGDQVTANSLFAANPPMPNGVLTKAFRSDQTVVDSIQDKFM, from the exons ATGGCAGGCTATTTACGTTTGAGCTTAATTTTCCTGTGTGTATTTATATGTTGTTGCAGTGAGCGTGTGATGGGAGGAGATCCCGACTCGTTGCAAGATTTCTGTGTTGCAGACAAGCAAGGCCAAG TTTCGGTGAACGGCTTCTCTTGCAAGGACCCCAAAATGGTTTCAGCAGAGGACTTCTTCTTCAGAGGGCTTCGACGAGGGGACACGAGCAACGCCGTAGGGTCTAACGTAACAGCAGCCAACGTTAACCAGATTCCGGGGTTAAACACACTAGGAATATCGTTGGTCCGCATAGACTACGCTGTGGATGGAATTAATCCTCCTCACACCCATCCAAGAGCCTCAGAAATCCTGGTTTTACTTAAAGGTGAGTTGCTAGTGGGATTCATCGATACAACAAACAAGTTTCACAGCAAGGTGTTGAAGAAAGGAGACGTGTTTGTGTTTCCCAAGGGATTACTAcatttccagcagaatgtggggCAGCGAAATGCAGTGGCCATCGCTGGGTTGAGCAGCCAGAATCCAGGAGATCAGGTTACTGCCAATTCTCTGTTTGCAGCAAATCCTCCCATGCCAAATGGTGTATTGACCAAGGCCTTCCGCAGCGATCAAACAGTAGTCGATTCCATTCAGGACAAATTCATGTAA